A single window of Methylacidimicrobium sp. AP8 DNA harbors:
- the panC gene encoding pantoate--beta-alanine ligase: MGAGGRPLLERRSPRLKEKRGATEAGMAIRVIEDADAMQEFALRLCREGALPVLVPTMGALHPGHLSLIERAKLEGSPVIVSVYVNPLQFGEGEDFAAYPRTPEEDRRACEAAGADLLFAPRNLYAADHSTYVVEEALSAGRCGSSRPGHFRGVATVVVKLLNLTQARAAVFGWKDAQQLSVIRRLVRDLAFPVRIVPVEVQRDRDGLAWSSRNRYLSPEQRKRAAAFPRILAAAARRPDGCAWAIAELSRQPGFRVDYVEKADGRLCGAVWIDKVRLIDNFPCEA; the protein is encoded by the coding sequence ATGGGTGCGGGAGGCCGGCCTCTTTTGGAACGGAGGTCTCCCCGGCTCAAGGAAAAACGTGGTGCGACGGAGGCGGGAATGGCGATCCGGGTTATCGAAGACGCCGATGCAATGCAGGAGTTTGCACTTCGGCTGTGCCGGGAAGGTGCCTTGCCGGTGCTCGTGCCGACAATGGGGGCGCTCCACCCCGGACACCTCTCCTTGATCGAGAGAGCGAAGCTGGAGGGTTCTCCGGTGATCGTTAGCGTTTACGTCAATCCGCTGCAATTCGGAGAGGGAGAAGACTTCGCCGCGTATCCCCGGACCCCGGAGGAGGACCGGCGGGCCTGCGAAGCGGCGGGGGCGGATCTATTATTTGCCCCCCGTAATCTTTATGCCGCGGACCATTCGACCTACGTCGTGGAAGAAGCGCTCTCCGCCGGCCGCTGCGGAAGCAGCCGGCCGGGTCACTTTCGCGGAGTGGCCACGGTGGTTGTCAAGCTCTTGAACCTAACGCAGGCGAGGGCGGCCGTATTCGGGTGGAAGGACGCGCAGCAGCTTTCCGTGATCCGCCGCCTGGTTCGAGATCTCGCCTTCCCCGTCCGGATCGTGCCTGTGGAAGTCCAGCGGGATCGGGACGGGCTGGCCTGGAGCTCGAGGAACCGGTATCTTTCGCCGGAGCAGCGGAAGAGGGCGGCGGCTTTTCCTCGCATTCTAGCCGCCGCCGCCCGCCGCCCGGACGGCTGCGCTTGGGCGATCGCGGAGCTGAGCCGCCAGCCGGGCTTTCGCGTCGACTACGTCGAGAAAGCGGATGGCCGCTTGTGCGGTGCGGTCTGGATCGATAAAGTGCGCTTGATCGACAACTTTCCATGCGAAGCCTAG
- a CDS encoding N-acetylmuramoyl-L-alanine amidase encodes MRSLALALFLAGVAFLPVATARARGDSAWHLIPIGAREYVPIEDFCRFYGMSLAEPVAGEIHLSGEVGTVDGKHGSPYVLIDGVRHALSFPLLEKDGRWYVSRTDLCCLFDPVLRPWRVPARLWFRGVVIDPGHGGEDKGARSRNGRYEKDYALDTARRLGRILRAMGIPVVFTRTSDVFVPLEERVRIAATHPDYVFVSLHYNQSEPSGHGVETYCLAPRGAPSSNNGTWVRRVDYSPLPGNDNDLLNTLLAHDIHVELVRLRPEDPDMDRGLRRARFVVLRDNPLPGVLVEGGFLSDPTDSSAIDRPEYRQRQAEAVARGLGRFFQTTHVHAAAPRALPADWSAEGQ; translated from the coding sequence ATGCGAAGCCTAGCCCTGGCCTTGTTTTTGGCGGGGGTCGCCTTTCTCCCCGTCGCGACCGCGAGGGCGCGAGGCGATTCGGCATGGCATCTCATCCCGATCGGAGCGCGGGAATACGTGCCGATCGAGGATTTCTGCCGCTTCTATGGGATGTCGCTCGCGGAACCCGTCGCCGGGGAGATCCATCTCTCCGGTGAGGTCGGCACAGTCGACGGGAAGCACGGAAGCCCGTATGTCCTTATCGACGGCGTCCGCCACGCGCTTTCGTTTCCGCTGCTGGAGAAGGACGGAAGGTGGTATGTTTCCCGAACGGATCTCTGCTGCCTGTTCGATCCGGTTCTCCGTCCTTGGCGCGTGCCGGCCCGACTCTGGTTCCGCGGGGTGGTGATCGACCCGGGCCACGGAGGGGAGGACAAGGGTGCCAGAAGCCGCAACGGCCGGTACGAAAAGGACTATGCGTTGGACACGGCCCGCCGGTTGGGAAGGATTCTCCGCGCGATGGGAATTCCGGTCGTTTTTACGCGAACCAGCGATGTGTTTGTTCCCTTGGAAGAGCGGGTTCGGATCGCGGCGACCCATCCCGATTACGTTTTTGTCAGCCTCCACTACAACCAGTCGGAACCGAGCGGCCACGGAGTAGAAACCTATTGCCTGGCTCCGCGCGGAGCTCCGTCGAGCAACAACGGAACGTGGGTGCGGCGGGTCGACTATTCGCCGCTGCCGGGGAACGACAACGACCTGCTTAACACGTTGCTGGCGCATGACATTCACGTAGAGCTCGTCCGGCTGCGGCCGGAAGACCCGGATATGGATCGAGGCCTGCGGCGAGCCCGATTCGTCGTGCTTCGGGACAATCCGCTTCCGGGAGTGCTCGTAGAGGGGGGGTTTTTGTCCGATCCGACCGATTCGTCCGCGATCGATCGGCCCGAATATCGGCAGCGACAAGCCGAAGCCGTGGCGCGCGGCTTGGGCCGGTTTTTTCAAACGACCCACGTGCATGCAGCCGCCCCGCGCGCGCTTCCGGCGGACTGGTCGGCCGAAGGTCAGTAG
- a CDS encoding PAS domain-containing sensor histidine kinase encodes MALSISLRNSFLNKLLGRIERLGPFEIQNYLQRLAQEKGFLETVFNVLQEGILVVDVRGKVLYGNQSAERLLGIDWQRALGKPISLYLPDVDWPSLFASGQILSRDLEIAYPEPRYLNCSAVPLGKGPDGTDAFVVIIYDMTASREKTLEMIESEKLNALTLLAAGVAHELGNPLNSLQIHTELLQRELGRKKVRKAIAESFAAIRSELRRLDVIVNQFLRAIRPARPELSWAALNEIVREAVQFLAPEMENRDIVVDMELANDMPLFRADRDQLRQAFFNVMKNSVEAMDRGGLLRVRTELTDSHFLVSFQDNGSGMSAAEMGRAFEPYFTTKQSGTGLGLLVVRRIVREHGGEIQLESREGKGTTVRILLPRSERRLRLLPMGSNPEKDGDPDGRRS; translated from the coding sequence ATGGCCCTGAGCATAAGCTTGCGCAATTCGTTTCTGAACAAGCTGCTAGGACGGATCGAACGCCTCGGGCCGTTCGAGATTCAAAACTACCTGCAGCGGCTGGCGCAGGAAAAAGGCTTTCTGGAGACGGTCTTCAATGTACTCCAGGAGGGGATTTTGGTGGTGGATGTCCGCGGAAAAGTCTTGTATGGCAACCAGAGCGCGGAGCGGCTCCTGGGAATCGATTGGCAAAGGGCGCTCGGAAAACCGATCAGCCTCTATCTGCCCGATGTCGATTGGCCTTCCTTGTTCGCATCCGGGCAAATCTTGAGTCGAGATTTGGAAATCGCCTATCCGGAGCCGAGGTATCTCAACTGTTCGGCGGTGCCCCTCGGTAAAGGGCCGGATGGCACGGATGCTTTCGTCGTCATTATTTACGACATGACCGCCAGCCGGGAGAAGACTCTGGAAATGATCGAGTCCGAGAAGCTCAACGCTCTCACCCTGCTCGCCGCCGGGGTTGCCCATGAGCTGGGGAATCCGCTCAACTCGCTGCAGATCCACACCGAGCTTCTCCAGAGAGAGCTCGGCCGGAAGAAGGTGAGGAAGGCGATCGCCGAATCGTTCGCCGCCATCCGGTCGGAGCTGCGGCGGCTCGACGTGATCGTCAACCAGTTCCTCCGGGCGATCCGGCCCGCTCGGCCCGAGCTCTCTTGGGCCGCCCTCAACGAGATCGTCCGGGAAGCCGTTCAATTCCTTGCTCCCGAGATGGAAAATCGAGATATCGTCGTCGACATGGAGCTGGCCAACGACATGCCGTTGTTCCGGGCCGATCGTGACCAGCTCCGGCAGGCATTCTTCAACGTGATGAAGAATTCGGTTGAAGCGATGGACCGAGGCGGTCTGCTCCGGGTTCGCACGGAGCTCACCGACAGCCATTTCCTTGTGAGCTTCCAAGACAACGGCTCGGGAATGTCGGCGGCGGAAATGGGCCGTGCGTTCGAGCCGTACTTTACGACCAAGCAGTCCGGGACGGGGCTCGGACTCCTCGTGGTGCGGCGGATCGTGCGGGAGCATGGCGGGGAGATCCAGCTCGAAAGCCGGGAAGGGAAGGGGACGACCGTGCGCATCCTGCTGCCGCGCAGCGAGCGCCGGCTCCGCCTTTTGCCGATGGGATCGAATCCGGAGAAAGACGGAGATCCGGACGGGCGACGATCCTGA
- a CDS encoding sigma-54 dependent transcriptional regulator translates to MKDLPRLLIVDDERNAREGLRRAFSDGFEIYTAESVAAAKTILEEEPIDVILLDLRLGKESGFDLLEFSRSLPTAPVCVIMTAYGSVDNAVEAIKRGAYDYVTKPLDLGKLEIILRRAVRSRQVETENQNLREQLGWKFGLERIIGKSAAMVPVLEKIRQVAGSRATVLLEGESGTGKELAAHALHLASPRRAYPFVAVHCAALSPQLLESELFGHERGAFTGALEKRIGRFEEAHRGTIFLDEIGEIDASTQVKLLRVLGEKTIQRVGSNKAIPVDVRVIAATNRDLERMVAEGAFREDLFFRLNVVRIVLPPLRERKEDLPLLIQAFVGEFARENGKRISGLTKDAEKLLYQYDWPGNVRELRMALEHGVVMAQGAWITPEDLPDRIRFPSALRPARGMGSGPMTLREAEKQWILQALHSCGGNRSEAARKLGISRKTLLRKIAGAPPPDGSSSR, encoded by the coding sequence ATGAAAGACCTTCCCAGGCTCTTGATCGTGGATGACGAGCGGAACGCTCGCGAGGGTCTCCGACGCGCATTCTCGGACGGGTTTGAAATCTACACGGCGGAAAGCGTCGCCGCCGCCAAGACCATTTTGGAAGAAGAGCCGATCGACGTCATCCTGCTCGATCTCCGGCTGGGAAAAGAGTCGGGGTTCGACCTGCTCGAGTTCAGCCGGAGCCTGCCGACCGCGCCTGTCTGCGTGATCATGACGGCCTATGGTTCGGTAGACAATGCCGTGGAGGCGATCAAGCGGGGAGCTTACGACTATGTCACCAAGCCTCTCGATCTGGGCAAGCTCGAGATCATTCTGCGTAGGGCGGTTCGTTCCCGGCAGGTCGAGACCGAGAACCAGAATCTGCGCGAGCAGCTCGGCTGGAAGTTCGGCTTGGAGCGGATTATCGGAAAGTCGGCCGCGATGGTGCCCGTCCTCGAGAAGATCCGGCAGGTCGCGGGAAGCCGCGCGACCGTGCTTTTGGAGGGAGAAAGCGGGACGGGGAAGGAGCTGGCCGCTCATGCGCTGCATCTAGCCAGTCCGCGGCGCGCCTACCCGTTCGTCGCCGTCCACTGCGCGGCCCTCTCCCCGCAATTGCTAGAGAGCGAGCTCTTCGGGCATGAGCGGGGTGCCTTCACGGGTGCCTTGGAGAAGAGGATCGGACGTTTCGAGGAAGCGCACCGGGGCACGATCTTCCTCGATGAGATCGGGGAGATCGACGCTTCGACTCAAGTCAAGCTCTTGCGGGTGCTCGGCGAGAAGACCATCCAGCGGGTGGGGAGCAACAAGGCGATCCCGGTCGACGTTCGTGTTATCGCCGCGACCAATCGCGATCTGGAGCGAATGGTAGCGGAAGGGGCCTTTCGCGAAGATCTCTTCTTCCGCCTCAACGTGGTGCGGATCGTCCTGCCGCCCTTGCGGGAACGCAAAGAGGACCTGCCCCTTCTTATCCAAGCCTTCGTCGGGGAGTTCGCGCGGGAGAACGGCAAGCGCATCAGCGGCCTGACCAAGGACGCGGAAAAGCTCCTCTATCAGTACGACTGGCCGGGGAACGTCCGAGAGCTGCGGATGGCGTTGGAGCACGGGGTCGTGATGGCCCAAGGAGCGTGGATCACGCCGGAGGACTTGCCGGATAGAATCCGCTTTCCTTCGGCCCTTCGTCCGGCGCGCGGCATGGGCTCCGGGCCCATGACCCTGCGCGAGGCCGAGAAGCAGTGGATTCTCCAGGCGCTCCACTCCTGCGGAGGCAACCGGAGCGAAGCCGCCCGGAAGCTCGGAATCAGCCGAAAGACCCTCCTGCGCAAGATCGCCGGAGCACCGCCGCCAGACGGATCCTCTTCCCGCTGA
- a CDS encoding outer membrane beta-barrel protein, with protein sequence MDVSASRTTADESEAQRLQQLLAEQGMAVSSPSPGVKLGGYVDSAFEMNFVNAPSFNRVPRFAAPTAAGGTRFARAFPLLPMRLADDGIPGGGFNLNQLKLWAERGLTAENRWDAGFRMDLMLGQDAALGVPNFLVGSGSSTSTGTGLNTSEVFLEQAYVQFQIPVGDRKLEVHVGKFAAPIGLEVLERPANFNMTYGLFFNNVEPFVLVGTQFLFRVDDSWTVRGGVTDGGFNTSRGGYPFFGIVDNSINGLSNFLLTFNVDYTSADKSFLSTYGMLYGPHGTNPPGFGTSPGIVNGVYYPGAYANGDIVPGPYNSPGTYMEFNDYGIWTPPFVYRRRLQLAYELIGGFYNNAVAPAGITGLSPATQTALGIFPLFPYAAGYGGPTNWLGAALYQVYRFNPLVSLALREQWLQASWNSYLQGMIAPTNIYSATVTLRFDLAENFMVRLEYRMDWGNNIEDYYAPANGIPPAEVGLAGNGLVGSSSGPVFFAGLEAVFTF encoded by the coding sequence ATGGACGTCAGCGCATCCCGGACCACAGCCGACGAGTCGGAGGCGCAACGTCTTCAGCAGCTTTTGGCGGAGCAGGGGATGGCGGTGAGCTCGCCCTCTCCCGGCGTGAAGCTGGGAGGCTATGTGGACAGCGCCTTCGAAATGAACTTCGTCAACGCCCCGTCGTTCAACCGGGTGCCGCGTTTCGCGGCACCGACGGCGGCGGGGGGAACTCGGTTCGCCCGGGCCTTCCCCCTCCTTCCGATGCGCCTGGCCGACGACGGCATTCCGGGAGGCGGCTTCAACCTCAACCAGCTGAAGCTCTGGGCGGAAAGAGGATTGACGGCGGAGAACCGCTGGGATGCCGGCTTTCGTATGGATCTCATGCTCGGCCAGGATGCCGCGCTCGGCGTGCCGAACTTCCTGGTCGGAAGCGGCTCCTCTACCTCGACCGGGACGGGGCTCAATACCAGCGAAGTCTTCTTGGAGCAAGCCTACGTCCAGTTTCAGATTCCGGTCGGAGATCGGAAGCTCGAAGTGCATGTCGGAAAGTTCGCAGCTCCCATCGGCCTGGAGGTCCTGGAGCGGCCGGCAAACTTCAACATGACCTACGGCCTCTTCTTCAACAACGTCGAGCCTTTTGTCCTTGTAGGGACCCAGTTCCTCTTCCGGGTCGACGATAGCTGGACGGTCCGGGGAGGGGTGACGGACGGAGGCTTCAACACCAGTCGAGGCGGCTACCCCTTTTTCGGAATCGTCGACAACTCGATCAACGGCCTGTCGAATTTTCTGCTGACCTTCAACGTGGATTACACCTCTGCGGACAAAAGCTTCCTTTCCACCTACGGGATGCTCTACGGACCGCATGGGACCAATCCCCCCGGATTCGGAACCTCTCCAGGGATCGTGAACGGGGTCTATTACCCCGGGGCTTATGCGAACGGGGATATCGTCCCGGGGCCCTATAACTCCCCGGGAACGTACATGGAGTTTAACGACTACGGCATCTGGACCCCTCCGTTCGTCTACCGGAGGCGGCTGCAGCTCGCCTACGAGCTCATCGGCGGGTTTTACAACAATGCCGTCGCACCGGCGGGAATTACCGGCTTGAGTCCGGCGACGCAAACCGCCTTGGGAATCTTTCCCCTCTTCCCGTACGCCGCTGGCTACGGCGGGCCGACGAACTGGCTCGGGGCCGCGCTCTACCAGGTGTACCGGTTCAATCCTCTGGTCAGCCTGGCGCTCCGGGAGCAATGGCTTCAGGCCTCTTGGAACAGCTACCTGCAGGGCATGATCGCCCCGACGAACATCTACAGCGCGACAGTCACCCTGCGGTTCGATTTGGCGGAAAACTTCATGGTGCGCCTGGAGTACCGTATGGATTGGGGCAACAACATCGAAGATTATTATGCACCCGCGAACGGCATACCGCCGGCCGAGGTCGGACTCGCCGGGAACGGTCTGGTAGGTTCTTCCAGCGGCCCCGTCTTCTTCGCCGGGCTCGAGGCGGTTTTCACCTTCTGA
- a CDS encoding outer membrane beta-barrel protein — protein MKHACGGCGLAWLLSGVLGFWSVASVLAGEEAASVDSAGANSSGTNGTSGSKKSAQNAQIQELIKRLEDQGIPVQANTKGIVLSGYVDASYTYNFINAPSFNEVPGFPPPPNYVGPTNAAGQALGYPAIPGREPVDGIPGGGFNMNAFKLALEKPLTDENRWQAGFRADLIVGQDASIGAPDTIGGLGTNFSSLVLFNTSSFWLEQAYVVFRAPVGNGLDIRVGKFVDPAGYEVVERPVNLDFTYGLLFSNLLPTTLTGMQAIYHFDDQWSTRFGVADGGFNVARGGYNYFGYLDNTIDNNAAYLLFWNGQWESKQKNAILSATVMYGFNGVNPPGFGASPIDGMAQPYGIAQGIRGEGTFNQNNAFFLGDVWGSWAPKFAHDKLLLGFEFTGGFYNNDVSFVSPAVSGLPIGLYSGPSNWYGAAIHAKYQFNSIVSLSQRAEWMQAGWNSILAGHNAPTDIWEYTATLAFDLADNFMIRLEGRIDWGLGVMAYYGFPFQGTTSPSALLYSANGPIFLTALEFVYSY, from the coding sequence ATGAAGCATGCGTGCGGCGGGTGCGGATTAGCATGGCTGCTCTCCGGGGTTCTCGGGTTTTGGTCGGTCGCTTCGGTGCTCGCGGGAGAAGAGGCCGCCAGTGTGGATTCCGCCGGAGCGAATTCGAGCGGGACGAACGGCACCAGCGGTTCGAAGAAGAGTGCGCAGAATGCGCAGATCCAGGAGCTGATCAAGCGGTTGGAGGACCAGGGGATTCCGGTGCAGGCGAACACCAAGGGGATCGTCCTTTCGGGGTACGTGGATGCGAGCTACACGTACAACTTCATCAATGCGCCTTCCTTTAATGAAGTGCCCGGCTTTCCTCCCCCACCGAATTATGTAGGGCCGACCAATGCGGCGGGGCAGGCGTTGGGGTATCCGGCGATTCCGGGCCGGGAGCCGGTGGACGGGATTCCCGGCGGAGGCTTCAATATGAACGCCTTTAAGCTGGCCTTGGAGAAGCCGCTGACCGACGAGAACCGGTGGCAGGCGGGGTTTCGGGCCGATCTGATCGTCGGGCAGGATGCCTCGATCGGGGCTCCGGACACGATCGGGGGCTTGGGCACCAACTTCAGCTCCCTGGTTCTCTTCAACACCTCGAGCTTCTGGCTGGAGCAGGCCTACGTGGTCTTCCGGGCGCCGGTGGGCAACGGGCTCGACATTCGCGTCGGGAAGTTCGTCGATCCGGCGGGCTACGAGGTGGTGGAGCGGCCGGTCAACTTGGATTTCACCTACGGGCTGCTCTTCAGCAACCTCCTGCCGACCACCCTTACCGGGATGCAGGCCATCTACCACTTCGACGACCAGTGGTCGACCCGCTTCGGGGTGGCCGACGGGGGCTTCAACGTCGCCCGCGGAGGCTACAACTACTTCGGATATCTGGACAACACGATCGATAACAACGCGGCCTACCTGCTTTTCTGGAACGGGCAGTGGGAGTCCAAGCAGAAGAACGCCATCCTAAGCGCGACAGTGATGTACGGCTTCAACGGGGTCAACCCTCCGGGCTTCGGCGCCTCTCCGATCGACGGGATGGCCCAGCCCTACGGGATCGCGCAGGGGATTCGCGGCGAGGGGACCTTCAACCAGAACAACGCCTTCTTCCTGGGGGATGTCTGGGGCTCCTGGGCGCCGAAGTTCGCCCACGACAAGCTCCTCCTGGGCTTCGAGTTCACCGGGGGCTTCTACAACAATGACGTCAGCTTCGTCTCCCCCGCGGTCAGCGGGCTGCCCATCGGCCTCTATAGCGGCCCCTCCAACTGGTACGGCGCCGCCATCCATGCGAAGTACCAGTTCAACTCGATCGTCAGCCTCTCCCAACGAGCCGAATGGATGCAGGCGGGCTGGAACAGCATCCTGGCGGGCCACAACGCCCCCACCGACATCTGGGAGTACACCGCCACCTTGGCCTTCGACCTTGCCGACAACTTCATGATCCGCCTCGAAGGCCGAATCGACTGGGGCCTCGGCGTCATGGCCTACTACGGCTTCCCCTTCCAGGGAACTACCTCCCCAAGCGCCCTCCTCTACTCCGCAAACGGCCCCATCTTCCTCACCGCACTCGAATTCGTCTACAGCTACTAA
- a CDS encoding outer membrane beta-barrel protein has product MKKSLCGKRIVWAFGLFLLSLGLLRAAEETGGGGSGIDLSAGAVDAGSLQGSPEEMEHLQKVLEEQGIAAVQAQNPGIKLSGYVEASYTNNLVNAPSFNQTPIILATPAISGVPSPTPVHAYPFMPLRFTTDGIPGGAFNFNQLKVALEKALTDENKWQAGFRTDLILGQDAALGEPDAVEGNGTFNNTGVGFNTSGIFLEQAYVQFKMPVGDKSIEFHFGQYASPIGLEVMERPANFNFSYGILFNNYEPFTMVGGAAYYKINDSWTVRVGFTNGGWNVSRSGYPYYGMVNNMINSSDSFVFWNMWDYVSKDKLFLNTFGYAVAPNGVNPPGFGTRPLPGYAGAYDFGGDIEPSPYNDNGLFMEFNDFGTWIPKWVKDQKLEFAYELVGGFSNAAVLPAGLPQLGASTLSANSVFPVAGLPPGGYNGSTSFMGFAIYQIYKFNKVFSMAWREQFDHTNFNEIFSAYLYPADIWDVTVDWRFDLADNFMIRIENRMDYGKGFLTYYYPAEGVVPTSGNGIAALSSGPFWFFALDVVYSY; this is encoded by the coding sequence ATGAAGAAGAGCCTGTGTGGGAAGCGGATAGTGTGGGCTTTCGGCCTTTTTCTGCTGTCGCTGGGGCTGCTCCGGGCGGCGGAAGAGACAGGTGGGGGAGGGAGCGGGATCGACCTTTCGGCGGGCGCCGTGGACGCGGGTTCGCTTCAGGGGAGTCCCGAAGAGATGGAGCACTTGCAAAAGGTGCTGGAAGAACAGGGGATTGCGGCCGTACAGGCGCAGAACCCGGGAATCAAGCTGAGCGGCTATGTGGAAGCGAGCTACACGAACAACTTGGTTAACGCTCCATCCTTCAATCAAACCCCGATCATCTTGGCAACCCCGGCGATCTCCGGGGTGCCGAGTCCAACGCCGGTTCACGCGTACCCCTTCATGCCGCTGCGGTTCACCACTGATGGGATTCCGGGGGGGGCCTTCAACTTCAACCAGCTCAAGGTGGCTCTGGAAAAAGCTCTTACCGACGAAAACAAATGGCAAGCGGGCTTTCGAACCGATCTGATTTTGGGACAGGATGCGGCCCTTGGCGAGCCTGACGCGGTAGAGGGCAACGGGACCTTCAACAATACCGGCGTCGGGTTTAATACCAGCGGCATCTTCCTCGAACAGGCCTACGTGCAGTTCAAAATGCCGGTCGGGGACAAGAGCATCGAGTTCCATTTCGGGCAGTATGCCTCGCCGATCGGATTGGAGGTCATGGAGCGCCCGGCGAACTTCAATTTTAGCTACGGGATTCTCTTCAACAACTACGAGCCGTTCACGATGGTCGGCGGCGCCGCATACTATAAGATCAATGACTCCTGGACGGTGCGTGTCGGATTTACCAACGGCGGTTGGAACGTATCGCGATCCGGCTATCCCTATTACGGGATGGTGAACAACATGATCAACAGCAGCGACAGTTTCGTCTTCTGGAACATGTGGGACTACGTCTCGAAGGACAAACTCTTCCTCAACACCTTCGGGTACGCCGTCGCCCCCAACGGGGTGAATCCCCCCGGATTCGGCACCCGGCCTCTGCCTGGTTACGCGGGCGCCTATGATTTTGGCGGTGACATCGAACCCTCTCCCTATAACGACAACGGCCTCTTCATGGAGTTCAACGATTTCGGAACCTGGATTCCGAAGTGGGTCAAGGATCAGAAGCTCGAGTTTGCCTACGAGTTGGTCGGCGGTTTTTCCAACGCGGCCGTGCTCCCGGCCGGACTGCCCCAGTTGGGTGCCTCTACGCTTAGCGCCAATAGCGTCTTCCCGGTCGCGGGCCTTCCCCCGGGCGGGTACAACGGCTCCACGAGCTTCATGGGATTTGCGATCTACCAGATTTACAAGTTCAACAAGGTCTTCAGCATGGCGTGGCGGGAGCAGTTCGACCACACCAACTTCAATGAGATCTTCAGTGCCTACCTCTACCCCGCAGACATCTGGGATGTGACTGTCGATTGGCGGTTCGACCTCGCCGACAACTTCATGATTCGTATCGAAAATCGGATGGATTACGGAAAGGGGTTTCTCACCTACTACTACCCGGCGGAGGGCGTTGTGCCCACGAGCGGCAATGGGATTGCCGCGTTGAGCAGCGGCCCCTTCTGGTTTTTTGCGCTCGACGTGGTCTACTCGTACTGA
- a CDS encoding aspartate kinase encodes MALVVQKYGGTSVGDIERINRVAGRIAVRHKQGDRLVVVVSAMSGVTDSLLRLARQVHPDPMGRELDLLLATGEQTTTALLAMALHAKKVRAVPLTGAQAGIVTDGAHTRARILNIGPKRIHQLLDEGSVVVVAGFQGQDLHGSITTLGRGGSDLTAIALAAVLKADLCEIYTDVDGVYTADPRLVPNAMKLDEISYDEMLEMAAAGSKVMQSRSVEFAKKFRVVFEVRSSFSEARGTIVKAETKSMEDVVVRGVSLERNQAKLTIPAVPDRPGVAAKIFSSVADDGVSVDMIVQNVSDRGLTDITFTVNRDSLSRALRLIEPAARELGAAPPRAQEGVAKLSVVGIGMRSHSGVAALLFQALAEAGVNIQMISTSEIKISVVIDEAVAERAVLAVHEAFGLSKPASGGERATEAAGPEAPGRLPRSG; translated from the coding sequence ATGGCGCTTGTCGTCCAGAAGTACGGCGGGACATCGGTCGGCGATATCGAGAGGATCAACCGGGTCGCCGGCCGGATCGCCGTCCGTCACAAGCAAGGAGACCGGCTCGTTGTCGTGGTCTCCGCCATGTCGGGCGTCACCGATTCGCTTTTGCGCTTGGCGCGGCAGGTGCATCCGGATCCGATGGGGCGGGAGCTCGATCTTCTTTTGGCCACCGGAGAGCAGACCACGACCGCTCTGCTCGCCATGGCTCTTCACGCGAAGAAAGTCCGGGCCGTGCCCTTGACCGGGGCGCAAGCGGGAATCGTCACGGACGGCGCCCACACCCGGGCCCGCATTCTCAACATCGGGCCGAAAAGGATTCACCAGCTCCTCGACGAAGGCTCCGTGGTGGTTGTCGCGGGATTTCAAGGGCAGGATCTTCACGGTAGCATCACCACCCTGGGACGCGGCGGTTCCGACTTGACGGCCATCGCGCTGGCCGCTGTGCTCAAAGCGGATCTCTGCGAGATCTACACCGACGTAGATGGCGTCTATACGGCGGATCCGCGATTGGTGCCGAACGCCATGAAGCTCGACGAGATCAGCTACGATGAGATGCTGGAAATGGCGGCTGCGGGCTCGAAGGTCATGCAGAGCCGCTCGGTCGAGTTCGCGAAGAAATTTCGGGTCGTTTTCGAGGTCCGATCCAGTTTTTCGGAGGCGCGGGGCACGATAGTGAAGGCGGAAACCAAATCGATGGAAGATGTCGTCGTTCGAGGGGTCAGCCTCGAACGGAATCAAGCGAAGCTGACCATTCCGGCGGTTCCGGACCGTCCGGGGGTGGCGGCCAAGATCTTTTCGTCGGTCGCCGATGACGGCGTTTCGGTCGACATGATCGTCCAGAACGTCTCGGACCGGGGGCTGACCGACATTACCTTCACGGTGAACCGAGACAGTCTTTCCCGCGCTCTGCGGCTCATCGAGCCGGCTGCACGCGAGCTTGGTGCCGCTCCGCCCCGGGCGCAGGAGGGAGTCGCCAAGCTCTCGGTCGTCGGGATCGGCATGCGTTCCCACAGCGGTGTCGCGGCCCTCTTGTTCCAGGCTCTTGCCGAGGCCGGCGTCAACATCCAGATGATCTCCACCAGCGAGATCAAGATTTCGGTCGTCATCGATGAGGCGGTGGCGGAGCGCGCCGTTCTTGCGGTGCATGAAGCCTTCGGCCTGTCGAAGCCCGCGTCCGGCGGGGAACGGGCTACGGAGGCAGCCGGTCCTGAAGCTCCTGGACGACTCCCTCGAAGCGGTTGA